In Aedes albopictus strain Foshan chromosome 3, AalbF5, whole genome shotgun sequence, the genomic window tggggatgatgctggtgctgtcaatgaccaacatcggttattgacactattggtaaacagcttgaaataattttcagaatgtattgtaaaaaacttaggttattatttgttatttgatttattgtttagagatgctgtcagaaaactagttgcccatatcggctaaaaacgctagctctggcagctgtctccgaataattttcaaaaatatcaaacctgtaAACATTACCTATGACAAATTTTTTGctcttctttgtaatatttctcaggaatagtaccttgaaggcgttaacatgtacagctttttttttctctgaatgttgtccagtgatctcggatattttcgattattgaaatattgttcaattatcatatcatctttggagcttccattcggtcaaaacactagtgcgatgggaatagttaaaacacagtaattttaaaaaactactacgacccaatactaattactacacactttgctcaagttgacgacatcgtctagtccatcgtgagtattggtactagtagggggaaagttgggaaagggtccaggctttgctatcagctgtcatgcagctccacctggtcactctacaaaaaaaaaaagatatgcgcctaatcagtaatcaataaaatttattatttgtgttaaaataaaataaaaacacttgtgagcctatttttaccattagctgcgtctatttgcagaaaagatgtttaggaatgtataacctaatctgtgggaaaactgggaattcgctcaccttagcacctacaccacacacaattgtatacatatcctcgaaaagcAAGAGTAAtgtgtctgaataatcaagaacataagttgaactaagtctgtattgaggctgaagaagcgacgtggacttcacgaaaaccatgcttgggactgctgtcaaaaaatattttatcaatggttaaacaacagatgattaattctgcatgttgatgtatgttttaaagctggttacccagataatattctattcaacttaatattcagccatctatgtattgctgattaaggAGGTTGAACcaaccatacttcagaccaatactcagctatcattgtgttcagtcattgacaccattaaccatctATTATCTAATACTCTcattgttcagcattcattgttacttgggctgtcttCCAAGGACAAAGTGAGCGGCGAGGTCACCCTGGAAGCCGGCAATGCGCCAATACCTTACCTTGGTATCCTTTTACAAAACATGGTGTTTGTTGCTGCAAGACTACACAGCTAATTTCGAGAATGCGATCTGTCTAAGCtcttctctgaagcaatactttATACATAGGTGGCTCCAGAGAGATGTAGGGCTTGACGGCAATGGTTCAGTGGGTCGGAGGTGTAATCCTTCCTCTTTCGTGGGCTGTGTTGGATGTGTTCTCTAACCGTATACTATCTGAGCCTGTGGCTCAGCTGTCTATTGAGCAGCTTTTTATAATATTCTGCAACGGTTTGGGTTAAATCGTGGGTGTCTATGTCGCTTCGTGTGTTTATTATGCTCTCACTCTGAACTACCCCTGCACAGACCCATCGAGCCTATCACTAACCTATGCTACATTTTCGTTACTCGCATTTCAGAAAAGCCCCGCAAAACCGAGTCCCATCGTAGCGGAGAGGAAGAAAAGCCCACCTGCAGAACGGAGCGAAAGACCCCGTAGCCATCGGAGCAGCTCTCGCGATCGCTATGACAGCAAGCGTAACGACAACAGGGACAGAGATCGGCGCGATCGCGACCGGGACCGAGACCGTGATCGAGATCGATCGTCTCGACACCACCGAGACTACGATGATAGCCGGGATCGACGAGACAAATATTCTGGCCGAGGCGGCGGCTACAAAGAGGACAAACGAGACAGACGCGACAAATACGATCGATACGATCGAAAAGATCACGATCGTAGTCGGGATCGCAAGGATAAGCGAGACTATGACAGAGATCGTTACTATCGACGATCGTCGTCGCGCGACCGCAAGAGGAAAACCAGTGAAGATAAATTCAAAAGAAGATCGCGATCGAGGAGCAAATCTCCGATCAAGAATCCCATGTCACCCATTAAAACAGCACCTCCGATCGTTATTCCGCCAACAAGTTTATCCACTGGATTTGTTCCCACTGTGAAACCTCCGCCGATCAATCCAGCTTTGATCCCACCGCTAATGGCCATCAACGTAGGACCAATTGACTTGCCTCTGCGCCCCGGGGCCAGCAGTGATCTTCCAATCGACCAACAAAACACTCTTTCTCATACTTCTTTGATGCGCAGCACGGAGAAAGCCGCTCAGCTACAAAAACTGGGAATCGATGTCCTGCTGCAGAACAAGAAGGCGACCGAATCCGTTCCGTTGCCGTCGTACTACAATCCAGGCGTCGTTAATCCGGTCCGCTATGCCGATCAAGTACAAAAACGGAAGCTCCTGTGGGGCAATAAAACGGCCGAGAGCAAGGAGGTGTCCACCAACATCAGCAAATGGGAACAGGCCAAGTTCTCCCAGGACAAGGACGGCAAGATGGCGTCCAAGTTCTTGCGCCTGATGGGCGTCAAGGATGGTCACAAACCGGCCCCGGCAGACGAAGCGAAACCGGGACCCAGCGGAACCGGGGACAGTATCAAGAAGCAGGAGGAACTATTTTCGACCATGGAGCAGCAGTACGAAGTGGCCCGGCAGGTGACGCACACGATGCGGGGCGTTGGACTCGGCTTCGGGTCCCAGCCGAGGACCTTCTGAGATGTTGCTCTTGGTTGTCGAAAGTTAGGCATTCTATATGTAGCGTTTCTTAACCCAAAATAGAAATCTTGCGCCAAATTCATGAAAATGATGCAGGGTAAAATATATGTCTATGAAATCCTGCTGCTGAAGCCTAGGAGAGATCTCACGTGGGATAGTGGTGGCCTATTGAAGTTAGAGTAGGGTGCACCAGTTGACCATTATCCAACATTCGAGAGATCTGAACCATCACAAAAATTATATAAAAATGAAAGTTTACACTTGCAATATTGACGCTGAGGCGTGTTTTCGAAAGTTGGATGCATGATTACTGCACTGAATTTTACATAACAAAGATGTAATGATCCAAAATATGGATGCAAAATAAATACTGAAGCAAACCAATTCTTCTGGCTACCGGACAGTTTTGTTGTAATCCGAAATATCCTTTATGCGATTGGGTAACCAAGATTTGGAAACGAATACACAGACTGATGCAATATACAGTAGCCTCTCCGTTCCCGAGAATAAGGGTACGAGTATTGGTAGAGAGGTGATCCGGGACCATTGACCACCGAACCCTCAGCTCGGTCGCCGCTTCGAACAACCTAACCTGTACAAATTCTACCCACACAAATCAACAATTCTTCCATCCATTGTACCAAATCAACACTTTAATAATATCAACGTGAAGCAGAATTTCATCCCACAAACTTCTggaggcacgttcggtgtagtactagatttgtagtaatgagctcaattttagtaatggtgcaaaaagcggggGTACCTATTTATGAttccttggctaatttgatgctgttt contains:
- the LOC134284074 gene encoding arginine/serine-rich coiled-coil protein 2-like, which produces MSRRRRVLVFFSAPRPHSHFKMDSLLQNYNSDDELEDQQDLPPDRETSTGRKKPPAAAAATKTTTDSHDAKKRKHGQLKEEDSRRTSLKDKSGGKHSKKKRSRSSSSSSSDSRDSSSSSSSSSSSSSSSSSESDSSSDRDRKSRKKSSNKPSTSKPQEASSTSSSSGAMKQESVKLAKVPSLSPEHRRPVKEKSPAKPSPIVAERKKSPPAERSERPRSHRSSSRDRYDSKRNDNRDRDRRDRDRDRDRDRDRSSRHHRDYDDSRDRRDKYSGRGGGYKEDKRDRRDKYDRYDRKDHDRSRDRKDKRDYDRDRYYRRSSSRDRKRKTSEDKFKRRSRSRSKSPIKNPMSPIKTAPPIVIPPTSLSTGFVPTVKPPPINPALIPPLMAINVGPIDLPLRPGASSDLPIDQQNTLSHTSLMRSTEKAAQLQKLGIDVLLQNKKATESVPLPSYYNPGVVNPVRYADQVQKRKLLWGNKTAESKEVSTNISKWEQAKFSQDKDGKMASKFLRLMGVKDGHKPAPADEAKPGPSGTGDSIKKQEELFSTMEQQYEVARQVTHTMRGVGLGFGSQPRTF